In Serinicoccus marinus DSM 15273, the genomic stretch CCGGATGGCAGCCGTGCTGGAGCTGCTGCCCGGTGTGCTCGACACGCAACTGCGGCGGGACAGCGGGCTCACCCACTTCGAGTACTTCACGCTGGCCATGCTCTCCGAGGCAGACGGCCGGACGCTGCGGATGACCGCGCTCGCGGCCCAGACCAACGCCACCCTCCCGCGGCTCTCGCACGTGGTTCGGCGTCTCGAGGGTCGAGGCCTGGTGTCGCGTATGCCGTGTCCCGAGGATGCCCGCGCCACGAATGCCCGGCTGACCGACGACGGGTGGGAGGCGGTCCGGGCAGCTGCGCCGGGTCACGTCGCCGCCGTCCGCGACGCCGTCGTCGACGCGCTGACCCCCACGCAGATCGAGCAGCTGACGGCTATCACCACGGCGATCCTGCGGCGTATCGATCCCGATGGGACCATGCTGGACCGGTCATGAACCGCCGCGGGTGGTCGGTGCACGACGTCGTCGCCCACCTCACCGACTCGGCCCTCACGACCCGGTTCGGCTTCGTGCGTCAGATGGTCTGCGCCCG encodes the following:
- a CDS encoding MarR family winged helix-turn-helix transcriptional regulator, whose protein sequence is MTTTWLTDAERAAWVRMAAVLELLPGVLDTQLRRDSGLTHFEYFTLAMLSEADGRTLRMTALAAQTNATLPRLSHVVRRLEGRGLVSRMPCPEDARATNARLTDDGWEAVRAAAPGHVAAVRDAVVDALTPTQIEQLTAITTAILRRIDPDGTMLDRS